The Ascochyta rabiei chromosome 3, complete sequence genome segment GTGGACTACCAGGAAGACGATGAACATCAGGGAAACGCAGGCTTGGAAGGGCTGGTAAACGACGTATGCGAAATCGCAGCATGGGCTGCATCAGCTGGAATCCCGTTTCTGAGCGTGTACGAGAGGACTGGTAGGCAGCACCCAACACTTGCACAACCGAGTAGATCGTTGTACTGACGATTTTGTAGGTGCGCTTAAGAACTACCTGCCTCAAACCCACGCGAGCATTTGGAACACCCTCGAAGCCTACTTCGGCCCACATCGCAAGCCTACTCTCTCTCTGCGCGCACCCCACCTCAGCACCTACTCCCCGCCCAACACACCCCTAGAGACCGCAGACTCGAACGGTGACCTCAAGGAAGAGCGTCAGCACCTTACTGTCCTGCTGCTCTCCGAGCATGATGGCCGCGACACCATTGTAGACCTGACCAGGACGCTGGCAGAGATGGCGCAGAAGGGCGACGTACGACAAGAGCAGATTAACATGGAATTGATTGACGTGCAACTGAGCGACCATGTGAGCAGCGAGCCGGATCTGTTGATCTTGTTCAGTCCGACGGTGCAACTGAAAGGCTATCCCCCATGGCAGTTGCGATTGACAGAGATATTGTAAGTTTGTTTGTGTCCATTTGCTATGAGTAAAGCTGACACAATGGTTACAGTCATCTACCTGACAATAAAGGTGTCAATTACCAGGTCTTCCTGAGGGCGCTGTACAACTTCGCAAAGGTCGAGATGCGTCTTGGAAGGTAGTGGATGGCTGTGCGAAGCTTGCTCTCCTATAGTTACAATACCCGGCTTCGGTAGCCTGTGAATCACTACACAACCAATTTCGAACACCTCTATTCTGTACATGCGTGGTCCAAAGTGACCTGACCTCGACA includes the following:
- a CDS encoding Ditrans,polycis-polyprenyl diphosphate synthase ((2E,6E)-farnesydiphosphate specific): MASATGITPAQETAFRHGTFQGKQLTPQQREELMKPFLPSEPISSSDKETKKAPPRRRKSVPKKRTGPLRAFIHFLVYHVVALLFSVFFRFRRAYRLVTGKIVELLKYHHRTPEFIAHDVKKLQKLPKHLSVIVDYQEDDEHQGNAGLEGLVNDVCEIAAWAASAGIPFLSVYERTGALKNYLPQTHASIWNTLEAYFGPHRKPTLSLRAPHLSTYSPPNTPLETADSNGDLKEERQHLTVLLLSEHDGRDTIVDLTRTLAEMAQKGDVRQEQINMELIDVQLSDHVSSEPDLLILFSPTVQLKGYPPWQLRLTEIFHLPDNKGVNYQVFLRALYNFAKVEMRLGR